The stretch of DNA CAATTGCCGCTTTAACTGAAACTTTGGAGGTTTCAACTGATTCTATATGTTTAAAGAGCGGTGAAAAGTATATCGAAAAGAGGCCAACACCAGAGTATAAGTCTAACATAGTGGCGTCTTTTGGTGTGTTACTTTTGAAATATTCTAAAATGTGTCTTAATAGTTTTTGTGTAACGTTGTAGTTGTTTTGAAAAAAAGAGGTTGGCGGAATTTGAAATTTGAAATCATCAAACTCCTCATTTAATACTCCCTCACCAAGAAGGGTTTTGTAAGGGCCTCTTAGTACAACGCTATCGGAGCTGTTCATCAGATGAATCAATGAATAAGGGTGGAAATTTTGTTGAAAATATTGCTTTATCTCTTCTTCGTGAGGCAAATATTCTGTGTTGGTAACTATTATTATCATCGTTTGATTTTTGGAAAATGATTTTCGGATGACTAAATGTTTCAAGATACCTTTTTTTGCTTTTTTGTCGTATATTTCGATATCCAATTTATTGACTATTTCTTTGAATCTATTTCTTATGTTATCAAATAAGTTAGGTGAGATTGGGCATGAGTAGATATCAAGAACTTTATTTGAATTGGCTCTATTTAAGCCCAATTTTAGATTGTTATTTTCCTGAAAGGTGTATTCCATTCTGTTTCGGTAACCCCAGATTAAATCGCTTTC from Petrotoga olearia DSM 13574 encodes:
- the rlmD gene encoding 23S rRNA (uracil(1939)-C(5))-methyltransferase RlmD, whose protein sequence is MDNDKEEVKIVIEKLVYGGYGMARYADKIYMVNNVYPGEFVSVIPTRTNNNLVFADLKEILQPSHQRISSKCKHFPECGGCQWLDYDYKSQLKSKTEIVKEQLERIGKLDSSVVNDIIESDLIWGYRNRMEYTFQENNNLKLGLNRANSNKVLDIYSCPISPNLFDNIRNRFKEIVNKLDIEIYDKKAKKGILKHLVIRKSFSKNQTMIIIVTNTEYLPHEEEIKQYFQQNFHPYSLIHLMNSSDSVVLRGPYKTLLGEGVLNEEFDDFKFQIPPTSFFQNNYNVTQKLLRHILEYFKSNTPKDATMLDLYSGVGLFSIYFSPLFKHIESVETSKVSVKAAIANSHINFIKNVNFILASSKPYLMKNSSKRFDFVILDPPRKGLEKKEIQLLSSMVKKGIIYISCDPSTFARDINLFTKNGFTLKSVQPFDMFPHSYHIENVGILEKN